The following coding sequences are from one Rhipicephalus microplus isolate Deutch F79 chromosome 3, USDA_Rmic, whole genome shotgun sequence window:
- the LOC142803230 gene encoding uncharacterized protein LOC142803230, which translates to MCSRVGAVSAARVGRGIRCTEKPGEDFQVVLPQLPSGDSVLHTVFLHGNLKARPYRVEHVRDSLARLSLLPEVVALGAYQMNHVWAVTFKDDEGKKKMLAAESFDLKDHRCMVVDPRDRGVRLKLYWLLHGVPDEAVRVALTPYGKVTEISRDKWKVQGCNDKGSTTRSVTLRLHAGVSVDDLPHQLRVAEDMALVVIPGRAPLCLRCRAIGHIRRDCRVPRCGVCRRYGHDDAHCVRSYASIAGPGQTDEVSEHLMDAVDAEEASREDGYTEGPATPPEQSSGAALESTNKGDKHSGAPGTNLDTAAVENDATAASKSSSAAREGGPEATDAEMTKAGAIAFKRARETPDRTGNVDTSAINEPPTKTATGRRPTFKPRPNLSPDRRGTQTSAPP; encoded by the coding sequence ATGTGCTCCCGCGTAGGGGCGGTTTCAGCGGCCCGTGTGGGCCGCGGTATCAGGTGTACCGAAAAGCCAGGCGAAGATTTCCAGGTTGTTCTGCCTCAGCTGCCTtcaggtgattccgttttgcacacggtttttttgcacggaaacttgaaagccaggccatatcgagtggagcatgtccgagacagccttgctcgtctttcgctgctgccggaagtggttgccctaggggcataccaaatgaatcatgtatgggcagtgacgttcaaggatgatgagggtaaaaagaagatgctggcggcggagtcttttgatctaaaggaccatcgctgtatggtggttgacccccgtgatcgaggtgtgcggctgaagttgtactggcttcttcatggcgtgccggacgaggctgtgcgagtcgccttaacgccctacggaaaagtgaccgagataagcagagataaatggaaggtgcagggttgcaatgataaaggttcaaccacgcggtcggtcacgctgaggctacacgcgggcgtgtccgtggacgacctgccacaccaactgCGAGTTGCGGAGGATATGGCGCTCGTCGTAATTCCTGGCAGAGCACCGCTATGCCTCCGATGCCGGGCTATCGGACACATTCGACGGGATTGCCGCGTGCCGCGCTGTGGGGTCTGTCGTCGCTATGGCCACGATGACGCCCACTGTGTGAGGTCGTACGCCAGCATTGCGGGCCCAGGCCAAACAGACGAAGTGTCTGAACACCTGATGGATGCCGTGGATGCCGAAGAAGCGAGCAGGGAAGACGGTTATACGGAAGGCCCTGCCACCCCCCCTGAACAGTCTTCTGGGGCCGCACTGGAATCTACCAATAAAGGCGACAAGCACTCTGGTGCGCCAGGAACGAATTTAGACACGGCAGCAGTAGAGAACGACGCTACAGCAGCGAGCAAGTCAtcttcagctgcgcgagagggcggcccggaagcaacggacgccgagatgaccaaggccggtgctatcgcttttaagcgagctcgtgaaacacctgaccgtaccggaaatgttgacacgtcggccatcaatgaacctccaacaaagacggcgactggtcgtcggcctacctttaaaccacgaccaaacctgtctcctgaccgtaggggcactcaaacgtcggccccgccgtag